A single genomic interval of Bradyrhizobium sp. sBnM-33 harbors:
- a CDS encoding RNA pyrophosphohydrolase translates to MARYEDLPYRTCVGMMLINAAGLVFIGRRAGGIEHVDETHVWQMPQGGVDPGEDTWEAAKRELYEETSVRSVEKLGEVPDWLIYDIPRTVAGRAWKGRYRGQRQKWYAVRFTGKDNEINVASPGGGGHKAEFVSWRWEPMKNLPNLIVPFKRPVYERVVKEFASLAGG, encoded by the coding sequence ATGGCGCGCTACGAGGACCTGCCTTACCGGACCTGCGTCGGCATGATGCTGATCAATGCGGCCGGGCTGGTCTTCATTGGCCGGCGCGCCGGCGGCATCGAGCATGTCGATGAAACCCACGTCTGGCAGATGCCCCAGGGCGGGGTCGATCCCGGCGAGGACACCTGGGAGGCCGCCAAGCGCGAGCTTTACGAGGAAACCAGCGTTCGCTCGGTGGAGAAGCTCGGCGAAGTCCCGGATTGGCTGATCTACGACATTCCACGCACGGTGGCAGGCCGCGCCTGGAAGGGCCGTTATCGCGGGCAGCGGCAGAAATGGTACGCGGTGCGCTTCACCGGCAAGGACAACGAGATCAACGTCGCCAGTCCCGGCGGCGGAGGGCACAAGGCCGAATTCGTGAGCTGGCGCTGGGAGCCGATGAAGAATCTCCCGAACCTGATCGTTCCGTTCAAGCGGCCGGTTTATGAACGCGTGGTCAAGGAATTCGCCAGCCTTGCGGGCGGTTAG
- a CDS encoding divergent polysaccharide deacetylase family protein, translating to MTETADELSTPLGQKTERQKRRFRLPFTAVQALAMLLGLFLVAFLTIALFTDNPLGGEPVARVALRKPAGDDKQPAASGHTEQAAKSPSQQAPAGDSKTVTIIDGSSGKRQDVVIGSDAADKSGSDSAPATAMAGIDQRLLEKSRYGMIPAVADGLKPFTVYAADADRTKAAKMPVVAIVIGGLGVGAAKTTDAIMKLPPAVTLAFTPYGADPAKLAERARAQRHEILLQVPMEPFDFPDNDPGPQTLLTTLTPEQNIDRLYWHLSRFQGYAGIANFMGARFTATDTVMQPIIREAAKRGLGYLDDGSSPRSAAPSLTAAQSMPFAKADFTIDAVPTSAEIDRTLVKLETLAKERGLAVGVASALPVSIERIAAWIKTLEARGIMLVPLTTAMLKSKSG from the coding sequence ATGACGGAAACGGCCGACGAACTGAGCACGCCGCTTGGACAGAAGACGGAGCGCCAGAAGCGGCGGTTTCGGCTGCCGTTCACCGCGGTGCAGGCACTGGCCATGCTGCTCGGCCTGTTCCTGGTCGCCTTCCTGACGATCGCTCTGTTTACCGACAATCCGCTGGGTGGCGAGCCCGTCGCGCGCGTCGCATTGCGCAAGCCGGCGGGGGACGACAAGCAGCCGGCAGCTTCCGGCCACACCGAACAAGCCGCAAAAAGTCCATCCCAGCAGGCTCCGGCCGGCGATAGTAAGACCGTGACCATCATCGATGGCTCCAGCGGCAAGCGCCAGGACGTCGTGATCGGCAGCGATGCCGCCGACAAGTCCGGCTCAGACTCCGCGCCGGCAACCGCGATGGCCGGCATCGATCAGCGGCTCCTGGAAAAGTCGCGCTACGGCATGATCCCGGCGGTTGCCGATGGTCTGAAACCCTTCACTGTCTACGCAGCCGATGCCGACCGCACCAAGGCCGCGAAGATGCCGGTGGTCGCCATCGTCATCGGTGGCCTCGGCGTCGGCGCTGCCAAGACGACCGATGCCATCATGAAACTGCCGCCGGCCGTGACTCTGGCTTTTACGCCTTATGGGGCGGATCCCGCCAAGTTGGCCGAGCGGGCCCGCGCGCAGCGCCACGAGATCCTGCTGCAGGTTCCGATGGAGCCATTCGATTTTCCCGATAATGATCCCGGCCCGCAGACCCTGCTCACGACGCTGACGCCAGAGCAGAACATCGACCGGCTGTATTGGCACCTCAGCCGGTTCCAGGGCTATGCCGGGATCGCGAATTTCATGGGGGCGCGTTTCACGGCGACCGACACGGTGATGCAGCCGATCATCCGAGAGGCAGCCAAGCGCGGCCTCGGCTATCTCGACGACGGCTCCTCGCCGCGGAGCGCGGCGCCGTCCCTGACGGCAGCCCAATCGATGCCCTTCGCCAAGGCCGATTTCACCATCGATGCGGTGCCGACCTCGGCCGAAATCGACCGGACGCTAGTGAAACTGGAGACCCTCGCCAAGGAGCGCGGACTGGCCGTGGGCGTCGCCTCGGCGCTACCGGTTTCGATCGAGCGGATTGCCGCCTGGATCAAGACTCTTGAGGCCCGCGGCATCATGCTTGTGCCATTGACAACGGCGATGCTGAAATCAAAATCAGGCTAG
- a CDS encoding S41 family peptidase — translation MMRKTSVILLSAATGAALTLFVTQPRSVLMGSSARAATSDTYRQLNLFGDVFERVRSDYVEKPDDSKLVESAISGMLTGLDPHSSYMDAKSFRDMQVQTRGEFGGLGIEVTMEDGLIKVVSPIDDTPASKAGIMANDIITNLDDEAVQGLTLNQAVEKMRGPVNTKIRLKIIRKGQDNPIEVTLVRDNIRVRSVRARVEQDDIAYIRVTTFNEQTTEGLKREIGNLSNQIGDKLKGYIIDLRNNPGGLLEEAVTVSDTFLERGEIVSTRGRNAEETQRRAAHSGDLTKGKPIIVLVNGGSASASEIVAGALQDHKRATLVGTRSFGKGSVQTIIPLGSGNGALRLTTARYYTPSGKSIQAKGIVPDIEVLQDVPDELKSRTDTKGEASLRGHLKNDGDEKTGSQSYVPPDAKDDKALKTAADLLHGIKSTASAPATGDKAAVDKPAKAAN, via the coding sequence ATGATGCGCAAGACTTCTGTAATTCTTCTCAGCGCCGCCACCGGTGCGGCTTTGACGCTCTTCGTCACGCAGCCTCGTTCCGTGCTGATGGGATCGAGTGCGCGTGCTGCGACGTCTGACACCTACCGCCAGCTCAATCTGTTCGGCGACGTGTTCGAGCGCGTGCGCAGCGACTATGTCGAGAAACCCGATGACTCCAAGCTGGTCGAATCGGCGATCTCGGGTATGCTGACCGGCCTCGATCCGCATTCCAGCTACATGGACGCCAAAAGCTTCCGTGACATGCAGGTACAGACCCGCGGTGAGTTCGGCGGGCTCGGCATCGAGGTCACGATGGAAGACGGGCTGATCAAGGTCGTCTCGCCGATCGATGATACGCCGGCGTCGAAGGCCGGCATCATGGCCAACGATATCATCACCAATCTCGACGACGAAGCCGTGCAGGGTCTCACCCTGAACCAGGCCGTCGAGAAGATGCGCGGACCGGTCAACACCAAGATCCGTCTCAAGATCATCCGCAAGGGTCAGGACAATCCGATCGAAGTGACGCTGGTGCGCGACAACATCCGGGTCCGCTCCGTCCGCGCGCGCGTCGAACAGGACGACATCGCCTATATCCGCGTTACCACCTTCAACGAGCAGACCACCGAGGGCCTGAAGCGCGAGATCGGCAACCTCTCGAACCAGATCGGCGATAAGCTGAAGGGCTACATCATCGATCTGCGCAATAATCCCGGCGGCTTGCTGGAGGAAGCGGTCACCGTTTCCGACACCTTCCTGGAGCGCGGTGAGATCGTTTCGACCCGCGGCCGCAATGCCGAGGAGACGCAGCGCCGCGCCGCCCATTCGGGCGACCTGACCAAGGGCAAGCCGATCATCGTGCTGGTCAACGGCGGCTCGGCTTCGGCTTCCGAAATCGTCGCCGGCGCGCTGCAGGACCACAAGCGCGCGACGCTTGTCGGCACGCGCTCGTTCGGCAAGGGCTCGGTGCAGACCATCATCCCGCTCGGCAGCGGCAACGGCGCGCTGCGCCTCACCACCGCGCGCTATTACACGCCGTCGGGCAAGTCGATCCAGGCCAAGGGCATCGTGCCCGATATCGAGGTGCTGCAGGACGTGCCGGACGAATTGAAGTCGCGTACCGACACCAAGGGCGAGGCCTCGCTGCGCGGCCATCTGAAGAACGATGGCGACGAGAAGACCGGCTCGCAATCCTACGTGCCGCCGGACGCCAAGGACGACAAGGCGCTGAAGACCGCGGCCGACCTGCTGCACGGCATCAAGTCGACGGCAAGCGCACCGGCAACCGGCGACAAGGCGGCAGTCGACAAGCCAGCCAAGGCGGCGAACTGA
- a CDS encoding peptidoglycan DD-metalloendopeptidase family protein, with product MHSTRDIHSYPRTAHRGAPTSAVSFPLILLSASFAVMLPSPAIAQSAATAQQATAVSPDAIKQREQELEATREQQRKTAELQQKLKADIAAIGQDRSKLNQQLIDIATQVRNVETRIGETEGRLRPLDSREQQIRASLDSRRSEIVEVLAALQRAGRRTPPALLVRPEDALQSLRTAMLLGSVVPELRGRAEKLATDLGELVNLRKTIATERDVLARDRDRLKDDSVRLAALVEERQRKQSAIEKDMEAEGARAINLSRQVDSLQGLIAKMEQDLKSAAKAAATASLQGAPAAPGGKPNLGALKDPARLSPAIAFASAKGLFAFPVNGRKIRDFGGSDGAGGVEKGISLATRAGAQVTTPCDGWVVYAGPFRSYGQLLILNAGGGYHVLIAGMERISVNIGQFVLTGEPVATMGTTSQVASILATTASQPVLYVEFRKDGTPIDSGPWWAANEGEKVRG from the coding sequence ATGCATTCAACGCGGGACATTCATTCATACCCTCGCACCGCCCATCGCGGCGCGCCGACGTCAGCCGTCTCGTTTCCCCTGATCCTGCTGTCCGCAAGCTTCGCCGTGATGTTGCCTTCGCCGGCGATTGCGCAATCCGCGGCGACCGCGCAGCAAGCGACCGCCGTTTCCCCCGATGCCATCAAGCAGCGCGAGCAGGAGCTGGAGGCCACGCGCGAGCAGCAGCGCAAGACGGCCGAGCTGCAACAAAAGCTGAAGGCCGATATTGCGGCGATCGGACAGGACCGCTCCAAGCTCAACCAGCAACTGATCGACATCGCCACCCAGGTTCGCAACGTCGAGACACGCATCGGCGAGACCGAGGGGCGACTACGCCCGCTCGACAGCCGCGAGCAGCAAATCCGCGCTTCGCTCGATTCACGCCGCTCCGAAATCGTCGAGGTGCTGGCCGCCTTGCAGCGTGCCGGACGGCGCACCCCGCCCGCGCTGCTGGTCAGGCCCGAGGACGCGCTGCAATCGCTGCGCACTGCCATGCTGCTGGGATCGGTAGTCCCCGAACTGCGCGGACGCGCGGAGAAACTCGCCACCGATCTCGGCGAGCTGGTGAACTTGCGCAAGACCATCGCCACCGAGCGCGACGTGCTGGCCCGGGACCGCGACAGGTTGAAGGACGATTCTGTCAGGCTGGCCGCGCTGGTGGAAGAACGACAGCGCAAGCAGAGCGCGATCGAAAAGGACATGGAGGCCGAAGGCGCACGCGCTATCAATCTGTCGAGGCAGGTCGACAGTTTGCAAGGCCTGATCGCGAAAATGGAGCAGGATTTGAAGAGCGCCGCCAAGGCGGCCGCAACCGCCAGCCTGCAGGGCGCCCCGGCTGCCCCGGGCGGCAAGCCCAATCTGGGAGCATTGAAAGATCCCGCCCGGCTGAGCCCGGCGATCGCCTTTGCCTCCGCCAAGGGGTTGTTCGCCTTTCCGGTCAATGGCCGCAAGATTCGCGATTTTGGCGGTTCCGACGGCGCGGGTGGCGTGGAAAAAGGCATTTCTTTGGCGACCCGCGCCGGGGCTCAGGTCACAACACCGTGTGACGGCTGGGTTGTTTACGCCGGACCCTTCCGCAGCTACGGACAACTCTTGATCCTCAATGCCGGGGGCGGGTATCATGTCCTGATCGCCGGGATGGAGCGCATTTCGGTAAACATCGGCCAGTTTGTACTTACGGGAGAGCCGGTCGCGACCATGGGAACGACGTCCCAAGTCGCATCCATTCTCGCGACGACCGCGAGCCAGCCGGTGCTCTATGTCGAGTTCCGCAAGGACGGCACTCCGATCGACTCAGGCCCATGGTGGGCCGCAAATGAAGGCGAAAAGGTTCGCGGATGA
- the rlmH gene encoding 23S rRNA (pseudouridine(1915)-N(3))-methyltransferase RlmH, producing the protein MRLVVVSIGRLKQGPEQELAERYRERFEDIGRKLGFRGLSIHEIPESRARDTATRISEEAAAILATIPEKSVLVALDEHGKSIDSATFARQLGAWRDEGVANTIFVIGGADGLSPDLQRKAKLRIAFGSATWPHQMVRVMLLEQIYRAATILAGHPYHRA; encoded by the coding sequence ATGCGCCTCGTCGTGGTTTCAATTGGCCGGCTGAAGCAAGGCCCGGAGCAGGAATTGGCCGAGCGCTATCGCGAGCGCTTCGAGGACATCGGCCGCAAGCTCGGCTTTCGCGGGCTTTCGATCCATGAAATTCCCGAAAGCCGCGCACGCGACACTGCGACCCGGATATCGGAGGAGGCCGCCGCGATTTTGGCGACGATACCTGAGAAGTCCGTACTGGTGGCGCTGGACGAGCACGGCAAGAGCATCGACAGCGCGACCTTCGCCCGGCAGCTCGGCGCTTGGCGGGATGAAGGGGTTGCCAACACAATTTTCGTCATCGGCGGCGCGGACGGACTTTCGCCCGATTTGCAGCGCAAGGCTAAATTGCGCATTGCGTTCGGCTCGGCGACCTGGCCGCATCAAATGGTTCGCGTCATGCTTCTTGAACAGATTTACCGGGCCGCCACCATTCTGGCCGGCCACCCCTACCACCGCGCGTAA